In Penaeus vannamei isolate JL-2024 chromosome 14, ASM4276789v1, whole genome shotgun sequence, one DNA window encodes the following:
- the LOC138864069 gene encoding uncharacterized protein: MALSAGKRRSVVTLIVTVMVKGLAMVTTMPGAVWTAVNPPSVYYINSKSGNFFMAKGLTLATKDAVLTLPARDTCKCKAMCETMMGCVAWSLVAVAEAGECRLSQLGPSNHTPLRQTNATYAFLESSVSGEYSFKVDRLLYLKPPFKLPYEAAKNFCAAIPGHRLGIYKTMQQYNMLEEYWCPADNCTSMIYMGLEKTSSGLMFIDGTSFDDAEISDAPRLVNDGISHYAFSIYNRNLDDGTGIPALQFLCQANPLGVEW, from the exons ATGGCCCTATCAGCTGGCAAAAGACGGAGTGTGGTGACGCTGATTGTGACAGTGATGGTGAAGGGGCTAGCGATGGTGACGACGATGCCAGGCGCTGTGTGGACGGCAGTGAACCCCCCCAGCGTGTATTACATAAACTCAAAGTCAGGGAATTTTTTCATGGCTAAAGGACTGACTTTGGCGACCAAAGATGCTGTTCTTACGCTGCCCGCTCGCGATACGT GCAAGTGCAAGGCAATGTGTGAAACGATGATGGGATGCGTTGCCTGGTCCCTCGTCGCCGTGGCTGAGGCGGGCGAATGCAGACTGTCTCAGCTGGGACCCTCGAACCACACGCCCCTGAGGCAGACCAACGCCACTTACGCCTTCTTGGAGA GCAGCGTCTCGGGCGAGTACTCCTTCAAGGTAGACCGTCTCCTGTACCTGAAGCCTCCCTTTAAGCTTCCTTACGAGGCCGCCAAGAATTTCTGCGCCGCCATCCCCGGTCACCGCCTCGGGATCTACAAGACGATGCAACAGTATAACATGCTTGAAGAATACTGGTGTCCAGCTGATAACT GTACGTCCATGATATACATGGGCCTCGAGAAAACCAGTTCTGGCCTTATGTTCATCGATGGCACGTCCTTTGACGACGCAGAGATTTCAGACGCACCACGTCTCGTGAACGATGGCATTAGTCATTATGCCTTCAGTATCTACAACAGGAATTTGGATGACGGTACTGGAATTCCTGCGCTGCAGTTCTTGTGCCAGGCAAACCCACTGGGTGTCgagtggtag